A genomic stretch from Puntigrus tetrazona isolate hp1 chromosome 6, ASM1883169v1, whole genome shotgun sequence includes:
- the slc19a1 gene encoding reduced folate transporter, with protein sequence MVEMIPCNERTEDVKEDTRTDGNGHTVENVAPELVSNETKEDPETQMQKTRTWIWSVVYLCFYGFMVQLKPGEPFITPYLLSTEKNFTSQQVTNEINPVLTYSYMAVLVPVFLLTDYLRYKPVLIVQSMSHVSIWLLLLLGSSLLEMQFMEFFYGITMAARVAYSSYIFSLVPATVYQRVASYSRSSVLMGVFTSSVLGQICLSLGDVSYRTLSAISLGFVTFGLLLSFCLPWPKRSLFFNQARLEEERREAAQSELARMKPEEKDGSVAAQGSNPKYPSWTNSVFVEMLKELKNVVKVPSLRLWSLWWVFNSTGYYLVLFYVHILWNKVYPATENKHVYNGAVEAASTLLGAITSFAAGYVKIRWNLWSELVIGLITAAQAGLLLLMGITDDIWVCYVAYAFFRGFYQFLVPIAIFQIASSLTKELCALVFGVNTFLGTVLKTIITIIVADKRGLALNVHSQFFVYFFYFALLTVIYLGCSAFVITCHYRNQRAQEETTEVARATELNPMTTMEGEDTMAQNGTNVKT encoded by the exons ATGGTTGAAATGATTCCATGCAACGAAAGGACAGAGGACGTTAAGGAGGACACGAGGACTGATGGCAATGGACACACCGTGGAAAATGTGGCTCCAGAGCTGGTCAGCAACGAAACCAAGGAAGATCCGGAAACCCAAATGCAGAAGACCAGAACCTGGATCTGGTCGGTGGTTTATCTTTGTTTCTATGGTTTCATGGTGCAGCTGAAGCCCGGAGAGCCATTTATCACACCGTACCTGCTCAGCACAGAGAAGAACTTCACTAGTCAACAG GTCACCAATGAAATTAACCCAGTCCTCACATATTCCTATATGGCCGTGCTGGTGCCTGTCTTTCTACTGACCGATTACCTACGATACAAACCTGTGCTGATCGTTCAGAGCATGAGTCATGTTTCCATTTGGCTCTTGCTGCTTTTAGGGAGCTCGTTGCTGGAGATGCAGTTTATGGAGTTCTTTTATGGCATCACCATGGCTGCCCGCGTGGCGTACTCCTCGTACATTTTCTCGCTCGTACCTGCGACTGTTTATCAGCGTGTCGCCAGCTATTCCCGCTCTTCTGTGCTCATGGGAGTCTTCACGAGCTCTGTGCTGGGGCAGATATGCTTGTCACTAGGAGATGTATCATACAGGACGTTAAGTGCGATCTCTCTGGGGTTTGTCACTTTTGGGTTGCTCTTGTCCTTCTGCCTGCCGTGGCCTAAACGTAGCTTGTTTTTCAACCAAGCGCGACTGgaagaggaaaggagagaagCTGCTCAATCGGAATTGGCCAGAATGAAGCCTGAAGAAAAAGATGGCAGTGTGGCAGCACAAGGCAGTAACCCCAAATACCCCTCCTGGACGAATTCAGTGTTTGTTGAGATGTTGAAGGAGTTAAAAAACGTAGTGAAAGTACCCAGTTTAAGGCTTTGGAGCTTGTGGTGGGTGTTCAACTCTACTggttattatttagtattattctATGTGCACATCCTGTGGAATAAAGTCTACCCTGCCACAGAGAACAAACATGTTTACAACGGAGCTGTTGAAGCTGCTTCTACCTTATTAG GTGCAATCACATCTTTTGCGGCTGGCTATGTGAAAATTCGATGGAATCTTTGGTCTGAGCTTGTGATTGGACTGATCACTGCAGCACAGGCCGGTCTACTGCTTCTCATGGGTATCACAGATGACATCTGGGTTTGCTATGTGGCATATGCCTTTTTCAGAGGCTTCTACCAGTTCCTGGTACCAATCGCTAT TTTCCAGATTGCCTCCTCTCTCACTAAAGAACTGTGTGCTTTAGTGTTTGGAGTAAACACTTTTCTTGGAACAGTTCTGAAAACGATCATCACTATCATCGTGGCAGATAAGAGGGGATTGGCTTTGAATGTTCATTCTCAG ttttttgtttatttcttttacttcGCTCTGTTGACTGTGATCTATCTGGGCTGTAGTGCCTTTGTCATCACATGTCACTACCGCAATCAGAGAGCACAGGAGGAGACCACGGAAGTAGCTAGAGCCACTGAACTTAATCCCATGACAACCATGGAGGGTGAAGACACAATGGCACAAAATGGAACCAATGTTAAGACATGA